The genomic region TCTCGTCTCGTTCATCAAATGGAGCGGCATCCGGCTCCTCATGGAGGAGCTGAAACAATTCTGTATGAGGGGCCGGTTGCGCGTGATCACGACTGCTTATACCGGTGCGACCGACATCCGGGCCATCGATTTCCTTTCCTCGTTGCCGAACGCAGAGGTGCGGATATCCTATGATACGGCCCACACCCGGCTGCACGCCAAAGCCTACTATTTCGAGCGGGACTCCGGGTTCTCAACCGCGTATGTCGGGTCCTCGAATATCTCGAATCCCGCGATCACGTCGGGTCTTGAGTGGAACGTAAAACTCACCGAGAAAGATGCAAAGCCTTTGATCCGGAAGATCCAGGCATCGTTCGAGAGTTACTGGCATGACCCGGAATTTCTGGAGTATACGGAGAACGACCGGGCAACCTTTGAAGAGGCGGTCCGGAAGGAACGGAAAGAACCCGGTGATGAGGGCACCCCGTACTTCTTCGACATCACCCCGTTTCCCTTCCAGAAAGAGATCCTCGAACGCCTCGAAGCGGAACGAACGATCCACAACCATTACAAGAACCTGGTCGTGGCGGCGACAGGAACGGGAAAGACCGTCATCTCGGCGTTTGACTTCCGCCGCTTCCGCGAGAAGATGCCCCGGGCCCGGCTGCTCTTCGTTGCGCACCGCGAGGAGATCTTAAAGCAGAGCCTCCACACCTTCCGGGGGATCTTAAAAGACCAGAACTTCGGGGATATTGCAATTGCGGGTAGGATTCCTGCGCAGACCGATCACGTCTTCATGTCGATCCAGACATTCAACAGTACGAAATTTTCCGACCGGACTGCTCCCGAACATTATGATTTTATCATCGTCGACGAATTCCATCACGCTGCCGCCGCATCCTACCAGCATCTCCTGTCCCATTACCAGCCGAAGATTCTGCTGGGGCTGACGGCAACGCCCGAGCGGATGGACAACCTCGATATCTTAAGCTGGTTCGATGGCCGGATTGCGGCCGAGATCCGGCTTACGGAAGCCATTGGCAGAAATCTCCTTGCCCCGTTCCATTACTTTGGTATTGCGGATTCGGTGGACCTGGATGATGTGGAGTGGTCACGCGGCCGGTACAACCAGGGCATCCTCTCGAAACGCTATACGGGGAATGATACCCGGGCGGGCCTTATTGCGGATTCGCTCCGGAAGTACGTGACGGCCATTGACGAGTGCATCGGTCTCGGGTTCTGCGTGAGTATCGAGCACGCGAATTACATGGCGGAGATCTTCACCCGGATAGGTATCCCCTCGGTGTCCCTGAGTTCCGAAAGTGCAGATGACGTGCGGAGAACCGTCCGGAAGCGATTGCAGGCAAAGGAGATCCGCTTTATTTTTGTCGTGGACCTGTATAACGAAGGCGTGGACATTCCTGAAGTGAACACGATCCTCTTCCTGCGTCCCACCGAGAGCATGACGGTATTTCTCCAGCAGCTGGGCAGGGGCCTCCGGCTCTGTGAGAGAAAGGAATGTCTGACGGTGCTGGATTTTGTCGGGCGGCAGCATGCGAACTATCACTTCGATGCAAAGTACCGTGCCCTGCTGGCGGATGCGCATGTGCCGCTCGTGCAGCAGATACGGGAGAATGCCTTTTCCCTTCCCCGGGGGTGCTTTATCAACCTGGAGAAGGTTGCGCAGCAGACCGTGCTTGCGCATATTGAGCAGGCGCTCACCCGGCGGAAGGGGCTCGGCCACTGGAATCAGGAACTATTCCTGGGTATCACGTGCTGACTTTTTCACCATCTAAAATAGCAGGAACTTTCCTGGGTGTGCAGAAACTTCTGGAGGCCTGGAGGGATCAGGGGATTTGACGCTCAACGGGGCTCCGCCCCTTGCCGCGTGGGCTTCCCCGTCCTGTACTACAGGAGGAATTGGTTACAGATTCCATGCATTCCTTCTGTTCCATAAATCTCGAAGACAATGAAACCGTGTTTATCAAAAAAATTGAAACCATCCTCTCAAACAAGAAATGTAATAATTCTGTGGTTCTGTATCAACCTCCAACTATGAAATGAATCACAGGACATGGCTGGCTAGCGGCGGGGATTCTCCAATTATTCAAATCGAAGACGAACCGTTGTAATATACCAAAAATGGGCAACAGGTCTATTAATTGATGAGTTAATCTCAAATTAGGAATCGTGTGCGGATAATCGAACAGTGTGATACTGATAAACCATGAGTATAGATCTGAATTATCTGGAAGAATATGAGATCAGGGAAATCGAGGCTGTCCAACGAAATATTCCTTTTTCTAAAAGAGTCGATATATCACGATCTCCAACTTGTTATATCGTTGATGAAAGCTCATCATTCTGGAGTCAGGTGGCATTTGCCGGCACGGTAATTTTCCGACTGTATCCCATCCCACCAGATATTTTTGAAAAAAACTGGAATATTTCTATAGATACTCTCAATGATTTTCTACGCTTTGTAAAGGAAACAAAAAAAATCCAATTTGTATTGACCACACATCCAACCCATTACGCAGAATTTGACTATTTAGAACCGATATTGCGAGAATTTTCACCTCCAGTATATACAGTGAATCTCGATCGGATGGACGAAAAAATTTATGAGACAGAATCAACCTGTCTTGATGAATTCAATTTATTGGTTTCATTGTCCCCAGAATGGCAAAGTTGGACATCATCAGTAACTGGTCGAAATCACCTCAGAACTCAAAGATTGCAATATACCTATTTACGTTATCTTGGGTTCGATGAATTTGCTGATACGTTTATTGAAAATTTTTTAATCGAACCAGATTTTGCGAATGCATATATTTCGCTTGTTTCGAAGCTTATTCTTTATCCTATCAATGATCCCTTAAAATCCACATTATCAATCAGCATTGATACACTGCAGGACGCTAGCCAAATGGGCATTAACACTGCCGGGACCACGAAAAGATCATCCTTTCCGGAGATTGGCAGTTACTTAATGAAAAAATGTACATACTATCCTGAAAGTTTGGAAGCATGTAAGAATGTAATTTCACGATACGAGGAAAATGATCTTTATAAAATAAATTCTGCTTTGAACGAAGCAATCGTTGATAAAAATGATACTCTGGTCCGGCAGAAAAATGATGAATTGAGCGAGATAATGGATAATATCTGGGCGGATTCCACAATAAAAAGGAATGCTACGTTATGCAATTATGGCATTGATGTTACTAGTGGAATGATCGGCTACGGTCTTGGGGGTATGCCAGGGTTATTAGGATCTATGGGCTTAGGCATATTAGATAAAACAAAATCAAAGTATCTCGATCAATTTTCAGAATTAATTGCAAAAAAAACCGCATCTCCCTATATGGCGACAATATATGATTTTAAAAAGAAATATCCGGTTTAATCCGATATTTGGCCTGCTCGGCTTTTTTTAATTCTTTCAAATTATGATTTTTTATATTCATGGAGTTCTTTACTGATTTCATTGACGTTTTGAAAATATCCGGTAGCGCCTTGAATCAACTCAAAATCATGCTGTGAATTAGCAGTCCATTGATTCAGTTTGTAATTTACAAGATCCCATGACCTCTCATCTTTGGGACGCCTGAATCTTTATGTTGCGATACCTATAACGGTTTTGTTTTCTTTACGCAACCCCCTGGCCAATATACATCGCATCTCCAACTCGGCCTTGCGATCCTCCCGTGGTAGATCCTCATCATTGACTTGAAAAACATAAGTGACACCCGACATTGAAGTGGTGATTCTTGCCGAGCCTTTTTTCAATTTTTTCATGAAAAAGAAATCAGAAAATAGTTCGCATAAACTCCTGCGGTTAAAACGATCTTCTTTTACAATTACACGGATTGCGGTTTCAAACTCATCTAAGGTATGAGTAGTTAGTAGAGTTTTTTTCTTAAATTGCGAATATTGTTGTTCAATGAATTTATCCCAAGCATAGCTGATTTGTTCAAGATCTTTTTTTATGCGATAGCCTTCAGATTGGGAAAATTGTTTCCATAATCCTTTTGGAATCAAAACCTGATCAAGCCCTGCTGGGAAAATTCGATTATTTATTAAATAATACGCAAGAAGATCTTCTTCGCCTCCTTCCAGGCAAAGTCCCTTCCCCGATTCTTGGAACTCTTCTTTCCCTTTAAGGTATTTAATAAAATCAGTTATTGTGTCCAATTCTTGTAACAAAGTATCTAAAGACTCTTCATCGAAAACATGAACAAACCCTTTACCAAATTTCTTTGATTCAACCGGTACTTTTCTTTTGCTTCCAAAAGCTACAGCTATCCGATAAATACACCTATCTTTATCGGGAAAAATTAATGCCTTTTCTCCTTCGGAGGTGATAACATTTGAGGCTTTTAAAATCCATCTTTCGGCTCCGTATATTTGGCTAACTGATTTTTCTATGGCCCTCGATCTCCACCTTTGAAGTGCTGTTTCAAGATCAATTGTGTCCTTAAATTCTATTTCTTTTACTGAAAAAATAATAATCGCAGGTTCACATACTACCAAAAAATCACAAAGCTCTTTATTATCCTTGGATCGAGGATTTGGGTAACACCAAAGAGATAAGAATGATTTTTCGCAAAGATTTTTCACGAATTCTTCTGAAGGGATCATGTAAAATTCCTTCCAATTAAGCCGGGAAAACTATCGTATCATCATCAGAATATTCCTGGATTGCCGCTTTATCACGTAAATATTCTTCAAAGAAGGTCTTAGCGTCCTGTACCGAAAATTGGACGTTGAACTGGTCTTTCAAGACTTCGTGATCCTTCTCACCATACACCTTGGCATCGATATCTATTGTTTCTGCAATCCGTTTGATATCCGCAACGAAGTCCAACACGACAACTTTTTCTTTTCCTTCTGATAGTCTCAACCCTCTCCCAAGTTGTTGGAGGAAAATTATCCTACTATGAGTTACACGTAGGAAAATTATCAAGTCGACTTCAGGGACATCGATCCCTTCATTCAACATGTTCATGGAAGTTAGGATCTGGATCTTTCCTCTCCTGAATTCCCGGAGCCTTCTTTCGGATTCACGGAAATCAAGATCGCTGTGGAGGCACCTTGCAGAAAAATTGTACTCACGCAAAACGGTCTCCATCCTCTTCGCATGGCTGATGCTGGCACAATAGACGATCGCACGTTTCGGCGATAACTCGGCCCATAATTTCTGTATTTGCTCGATTACTTTCTCATCCCTCTCCGGTAAGAAAAGCCGCTTGTTCAAATCCTTGATGGAATATTTTTTCTTGGATTTCCCTTGGATGAAATTCCAGTCGAGGTTATCGCACAATAACCGGTAATCAACTTTGGAGAGGTACCCGTTTTGGAGAGCTTTGACAATGTCAATAACGCAATTCTTGCACGGATTCCCGAAAATATCGTAAAGTTCTTTCTCGTCTGTTCTCCACGGGGTTGCAGTCATCCCGAGCAAGAATTTCTTGTTGAGTTTTTCAATCACTTCCAAGTACGTATCCGAAGGTGCGTGATGTGCTTCATCGACAATCACGATTTCATATTCCCCCTCGAAATTATCCCGGACGATTGCATTTCTCATCGTCTGGAATGTTGAGAGGGTGATCCCGTCATCATAAGCGGGCTTTTCAGAACTATCCCAAATGTGTGTACTAACATCTTTCGGCAGATGCTTCCAGAGTGCCCGTTCGAATTGGCTTAAAAGTGCTTTTTGGTTTGCAAGAATTAGGATCCGGGCTTTTGGTTTATCGTGTAATACCCTCTTTAGGAAAGTTCCTGCGACAAAAGTTTTTCCCAAACCTGTCGCTAGTATAACCATTGTCTTAGTCGTTCCCTGATGGTACATTCCCCATAGCGAATCGATCACTTGGACTTGGTACGGGTATGGGGTGTATTCGATATCAGGAAATCTAGGTAATTGGGAATAAAAAGAAAAAAGGGAATTTCCCTCAAGTTTTTCTATTGAGTACCCGGTCTTATTTAATTCCTGGATATAGTCGTTAGCTGTCGAGGAGAGGCGGGTATTGGTGGCAAGGTACCCCTTGTTGATCGAGTAAAAATCCAATGCAGTTTTCAATTCGGTCACTGCACCTTTATTGACGAGAGTTGAACTCTCTTTCTTGAACTTGACCTGAATGATAAAATCCTCGTTTTCATCGGAGACAATTATATCGCCACCATGATCTCCTGGACCTCCGATCAATGCGACATGTGGCCATCCGATGTGCTGGTATAGTCTTGCTACCGCTCTCTCTAGTGCTTGCCAAGGGCCTTTTTCAATCCGGTATGACGACAAGAAACCTGTATCGCCCATTTCATTCACGGTACCGTTCGAGCAGTCGCAGGCTATATGCTCCCCGTTGGAGACGGAACTCGACATCGTCTGCCATTATTTCAGGATCATAGTCCTTGGCTTCGTGGTTCAGCCAAATGATATCACTGATGAAACCGGAAAATGTCCTTTTAATTTCATCTTGTAATTCCGGCGTTACAAGAGAACTGTATGGCCGGTTCCAGAATCCTCCGTCAAGGAAAATTTCTGGTGAATGGTTGAAAATATTCAGGATTTCCTCGTCAGGAGCATATGAGATATACTTACTCGTCTTCACCAGTTTCTTGACATCTTCTTCCCCTTTTCCCATTTTAGAGAGGAAATTTTTCCGGATTTGGTCCATCGTCCGATCATTGATCAGCTCTTCTGGTATCGTAAAATTTTTTGAAGCGATGAATTTTTTCATGCTCATGATCATGTCACTTGCTTTCCCGCCAAGATCACGGGGCGAAAGTCGTTTTTCAGGGGAATATTTTTTCTTGAGGAAATAGAATATCTTGGAGGTTGGCCAATCCCTCGGGTCGTCTTTCCTTTGGTTTAGGACTTGTGCTAATTCAAGTAAAACCAAGTCGATCGGTTCAAGGTTATATGTCTTAAATATCGGGTGGTTCGGGTTGTAATAGGCCACGAATTTTTGGGTTGAATTCTTTTCGATTTTTATTGGGCTGTCTTCGATGGAGCCATTTGTAATCTTATTGGCCGATACAGAAATGGGGACCTCACCAAGCTCATCGACCTTGTATTCTTGCGAGAGGAAGATATCCGGTTCAAACTTGAGATCGTTCTTTGTTGTAGACGCCGGCCCGTATTGTAATTGAATGCCGGTTACAGGTTCCTGGACCCCTCCTATAGGAGATTGCGCGAGAGGCGGTTGGTTGGTTTTTTGTCTCTTTGCTGCTGGGACCGCCAAAGACGGTTCTTGTCCTCCAGAAGTCCGCTTATTCATCTCCGCATACTCTACTGCTTCCCACCATTTCGTATCGTCTTGGTATTCCAGAATCCCTTGGTAGAACTTCTCAACCCATTCCCGGATAATCGAGTCATTCCAGCCTTTAACTTTCCTTTCCGTCTCATTCCATTTACCGGGAACAAGCC from Methanoregula sp. harbors:
- a CDS encoding DEAD/DEAH box helicase family protein, with translation MKPLSHGIYEQLINTHLEEKLREQGITISKETLKNFDSSVLLSQYLGPVLKKSLGFLEDSEGSTAEQIACCNEIIRLLATITEQECLSECTIPGEGEIIFSVGNEKGPASRPVTPLAQSSLFTGSALEPSLIQELKAEILSADRIDLLVSFIKWSGIRLLMEELKQFCMRGRLRVITTAYTGATDIRAIDFLSSLPNAEVRISYDTAHTRLHAKAYYFERDSGFSTAYVGSSNISNPAITSGLEWNVKLTEKDAKPLIRKIQASFESYWHDPEFLEYTENDRATFEEAVRKERKEPGDEGTPYFFDITPFPFQKEILERLEAERTIHNHYKNLVVAATGTGKTVISAFDFRRFREKMPRARLLFVAHREEILKQSLHTFRGILKDQNFGDIAIAGRIPAQTDHVFMSIQTFNSTKFSDRTAPEHYDFIIVDEFHHAAAASYQHLLSHYQPKILLGLTATPERMDNLDILSWFDGRIAAEIRLTEAIGRNLLAPFHYFGIADSVDLDDVEWSRGRYNQGILSKRYTGNDTRAGLIADSLRKYVTAIDECIGLGFCVSIEHANYMAEIFTRIGIPSVSLSSESADDVRRTVRKRLQAKEIRFIFVVDLYNEGVDIPEVNTILFLRPTESMTVFLQQLGRGLRLCERKECLTVLDFVGRQHANYHFDAKYRALLADAHVPLVQQIRENAFSLPRGCFINLEKVAQQTVLAHIEQALTRRKGLGHWNQELFLGITC
- a CDS encoding DEAD/DEAH box helicase, with amino-acid sequence MGDTGFLSSYRIEKGPWQALERAVARLYQHIGWPHVALIGGPGDHGGDIIVSDENEDFIIQVKFKKESSTLVNKGAVTELKTALDFYSINKGYLATNTRLSSTANDYIQELNKTGYSIEKLEGNSLFSFYSQLPRFPDIEYTPYPYQVQVIDSLWGMYHQGTTKTMVILATGLGKTFVAGTFLKRVLHDKPKARILILANQKALLSQFERALWKHLPKDVSTHIWDSSEKPAYDDGITLSTFQTMRNAIVRDNFEGEYEIVIVDEAHHAPSDTYLEVIEKLNKKFLLGMTATPWRTDEKELYDIFGNPCKNCVIDIVKALQNGYLSKVDYRLLCDNLDWNFIQGKSKKKYSIKDLNKRLFLPERDEKVIEQIQKLWAELSPKRAIVYCASISHAKRMETVLREYNFSARCLHSDLDFRESERRLREFRRGKIQILTSMNMLNEGIDVPEVDLIIFLRVTHSRIIFLQQLGRGLRLSEGKEKVVVLDFVADIKRIAETIDIDAKVYGEKDHEVLKDQFNVQFSVQDAKTFFEEYLRDKAAIQEYSDDDTIVFPA